GCAGTCGAATCCCGCATTAAAAAAAGCCTGAATTTTCAGCCCCAATTCAGTTCACTAGCCTTGTTTTCAGCGGTTGAAAAATTCGGCAGCCAGGAAATCTGGGACTGGATTCAGAAACAAAGTGGCGTTGTCTGAGGCAGGCTGAGTTCCTACGATCGCAGCTTATAATTTCCAAACTTGTATTGTCAAATCATTGATTTCGGCTTTTGAGCCGTTCTCTTGATAATCGTTAGTCAAGAGAAGTTTGGCTTGATTGAAATTTACATAACTGATTTTTGTTTTTAAATCTATTTTTTGACCCGATGCATTTAGAGCAATCAGAAAATCATGATCCAAGGTATAAACAATCAAAGATTTTGTGCCGCTATCCCAAAACTTAACCTGCCGATCAATGTCATCGTAGCGGGTTAAGTGCAGCTGAGTCGTGGATTTTCTAAAATTAATCAGCTGTGTCAGAAATTCAATTGATTTGTGCTGTTTTGATAACTGACCCCAATCAAGGGCATTCACAATATCTGGTGCATTGTAAGAATTAGCGTTGCCATGTTTGGACCGTAAGAATTCCTGACCGGCAGCGATTAACGGAATGCCTTCTGACAAATAAATAATGGCAGTAGCGAGTGTATCTCTCAGATAATGATGATATGGATCGTCCTGCGGATTCGTTAAAGATAATTTGTCGTTTAAAGTCAAATTATCATGAACTTCAACATATTGGATCAGCTGCGCAGCGTTTTGATAACTGCCATTGCTTGCGTGCCCAAGGATAGATGCCTTTAATTGCTGGTTGGCTGAGAGCTGATAGGGGCCGTTAACAAAACCGCCTTTTTGGGAGTCGCCATCGCCCTTCACGGCGTCACGCATTTGATCGGAGAAGAATGCAATTCCGGGTAGGACATCGGCATTTTGTTGTGTGGCTCTGAGTTTTTCCGGCAGGGCCGTATTCATGTTCCAACCCTCGCCATATAATAATATTTTTGGGTCGATCTCATCCATCGCATGGCGAATTTTGGTCATTGTATCAACATCATGGATACCCATTAAATCAAAACGAAAACCGTCAACGCCAAAATTTTTAACCCAATAACACACGCTGTCAATCATAAATTTTTGGAACATGGCACGTTCTGAAGCGGTATCGTTGTTGATGCCGCTGCCGTTTGAGAGGCTGCCATCAGGATTATGCCGGAAATAATAACCCGGTACTGTCGCGTCAAGGCTTGATTGATCAACTAGGAAAACGTGATTGTAGACAACATCCATAATCACACCAATACCTTGGTCGTGGAAACCCTGAATCATTTCTTTTGTTTCGATCAGCCTGCAATAAGGATCATTGGGATTGCTAGCGTAG
The Oenococcus kitaharae DSM 17330 DNA segment above includes these coding regions:
- the pulA gene encoding type I pullulanase, giving the protein MTTEVSLFSEIQSEAFDNKFKYKGSDLGAHYTATGTSFKLWAPTALKVDLIVYGNAKQPMLDGTVYHMQRGSDKQRGIFILYLAGDHDKMIYNFRLSFKNGRITESRDPYAFAVTVNGDRSVVIDQSKSYPADFHSSRFKRVDQAVDALIYELHIRDFTTSPSSGIDQQFRGKYLGAVQTGSTNPASSKATGIDYLKQIGINYVQIQPFFDFATVDENNPSSKYNWGYDPKNYNVPEGSYASNPNDPYCRLIETKEMIQGFHDQGIGVIMDVVYNHVFLVDQSSLDATVPGYYFRHNPDGSLSNGSGINNDTASERAMFQKFMIDSVCYWVKNFGVDGFRFDLMGIHDVDTMTKIRHAMDEIDPKILLYGEGWNMNTALPEKLRATQQNADVLPGIAFFSDQMRDAVKGDGDSQKGGFVNGPYQLSANQQLKASILGHASNGSYQNAAQLIQYVEVHDNLTLNDKLSLTNPQDDPYHHYLRDTLATAIIYLSEGIPLIAAGQEFLRSKHGNANSYNAPDIVNALDWGQLSKQHKSIEFLTQLINFRKSTTQLHLTRYDDIDRQVKFWDSGTKSLIVYTLDHDFLIALNASGQKIDLKTKISYVNFNQAKLLLTNDYQENGSKAEINDLTIQVWKL